The Liolophura sinensis isolate JHLJ2023 chromosome 8, CUHK_Ljap_v2, whole genome shotgun sequence sequence ACATGCCAAGCATAACTAACAATCAAAAATAAGCCCTTGAGACTGGTGCATAATTAGATGTaagcgtcaaaacagacatcagtgtaccagccgtcaagcaaAATGGACGTTCAAGGTCAATTGCAATAATTGCAAAGCCAATGCCCAAAGCAACGTTCAAAGCAAATCACCAAATAACTTAGAAAGTAAACAAGCAGGAAATTAAAAAGGATTTATACAAAGGAAAGCGCCTGAGtacagtagaaaaaaaaaagatgcccCAGTTCTAGGAAGTTTGGTACAAAATACAAGGTATGTATACTGCAAAAAATTCTCACAAATTGTGGTTTGTATAATGATTTACATATCACTCGGTTGGATGTCATGCGCAGCAAGCCCTTCCGGGCGGAGTCCTATGAAGATGAGCCTCTGATTGGTGTACTTCCTTGTGGGATGACTTGTAACAAATACGTCCTTATCCCTTAACGGTTTGTACTCGGTGCACCGGGAAAGTCTCTAATGATAAGGGATGTCATTAATCCACAGTTCTTTGATGACAACTCTTCAAACACAAAACCacacatttttttgtaattattcaGGCCTATTTCATGTGAATATCTCTCTCAACACATAACGTAGACAACATGGCTGCGTCGTAAGATTATATGGTATGCCTCTGAAAGGCTTATGCGATTAAGGACAAAACAGTAGCTTTGTGGTGTCGGACACACTGATGAGAAAAAAGATGGGATGGACACTCTTTCAAAGCACGCAATAAGCACACACTGAAAAGTCTATGTTCTCTATGTTCTCCCACGGATGAGACTTGCGTAAGAATACCACATATATACCACAAATTATTCGTGTACTCATAAAATCTTTTGCGCAGAGAGATACGTgttgcaaataaaataaataggccCTAATAGTTTTAGCTGTAACTCTCTATTcgtttagcaaaaaaaaaaaaaaaacaaaaaaaaaacaataacatgatTTAAATGTAAGATGAAAAAACATTAATCATTAGATGTCCAGAacaatagttcgatttatttcgTTTAGAATTTTCCCAACCTATAATAAAATGCTTTTGAAAGCTTGgcgtaaaaccctaagcattcattcattcgttctgCGTTAGGTTTTTCTCACCATACCAGGACCAGTGGTGCTTGTGATACTTCATACACACAGATTGCTAGATCTCGTCAttcagaatacatatacatgaatgtatgaatgcattcgccgcGTGGACATCGAAACGAACAAATTCAAGCCACAAATATGGAGGTGACGTCACAGATACCCTCTGAGTCACAACAACACATCGTAGaatctgattttttaaaaccaATTTACTCGATtctaaaaattctaaaaaaaagagaatgaattattgtttgaaatgtgtttattggtctttcatctgatatatactctattttagtgttttcttctgCCTTCACGTTATAATTTTCTCAGTTTTAGTGGTGATCGTTGTTTTAGAAATAGGTCTTGCAATTACTGATATGGAAagtccattatggttgaagaTTTGTATGCAAATGTATATGTCCACAAAACGCCCAGATGTACAACTATTTTTTTCCACATAATAAAGTCGCTGTTTCTCCGAAATCCCAAAAGATGTAAAGCTCTTATCTAGAATAACGGATGCTGAACGTTTCCGTCCGCTTCTAAATTTCAGGTGGGCGTTTTTTGTCTACCGGTAACTTAACTTGAGTGATTTCCTTCCTGCTAACTTGCCTGAGAATTGATAACTTAGCCTCCCTCTTGTCTAACGGTTCCTAGAATTAACCCTTATCTACAATGACAAAGCTAATTAATTATTGACAAACCACAGTGTGAGAACCGCCTAAAAGGTATATTTGTACCTTGTATATCTTCCAGGAATGATTCTGattcaataatcgcaagatccatttacttaaaacaccagttctGAAAAGAATGTGCTAGAAATAACTATATGATTCTCGATAGGATGTAAGCGTCAAGTGAAACATCCGTGAAACCACTCATAATCAGCAAATTATAGAAAATAGAAAATCAAACGTAAGACCCATGTACAGAAGAACATAAAACAGCAGTTTTATGACCCCCTGACTCGCATAGTCTCTGTAtaatttaggtacatgtatatagaattgCATGTGGaatacagttttatgtatatgGATTGCACCCGTCCATAAAGCGATGTGCTGACGGAATAAACATGGCCGCTTATACCGTCACTATCCTCGGGATATTCTTATGGGGCCTTTTCCTAGAGATGATGGTCACCAGTCTGCGCTTTACTGTTCGAGTTTCAACGATCATcgtcatttgtttgtttactcgtTTCTTTATTCCATCAagagtgttttacgtcgtactcaaaaatatttcacttacacgacggcgaccagcaaaatggtggaaggaaaccggccaAATACCAGTGGAAACCCTCATCATAGGCTTCGTTACATTTATTAGATGACGTTTGAAATGTGGTGACTTCGTTCCATGTCATAAGTTCTTGATTAAAAACACTACTATGGCAACTATACTTCATGGAAAGCCTTCACTCTTCTCGATTCTTAAATTCAACGGTGAGTTTACCAATCTGTTATTTACATCCACTGATTCACTTCACATAAAGTTCGCAAGTCACCGAGAAAGGACTCAAAATGAAACGttgacaaaaatcaatattttctaCCTAAATTTCGTCATCAACGGGATTATTTACAGTAATCGGTAAATGTCATCatgttaatataattaaagacgttcagcaaagagtaaaaccagagcagcgacgacaatgtgattgctggcaaatgatcacgcataaccggtgaaatacagccttttgtcagtgtacctcagtcagggtttgtCCGTCCTGGTAGTTAACTGCACATTTTAGTATTACACTGAGCTTCTGTCTCATAGCGGTCATAGTTTGTATCTGATTACGCTGACCCCGGGGTGTATTAACGTTCATCTTTATTACGTCAACAAGCGTCTTATATGTACAGCTGGgatacctatatttgtatttgacttgaaaatatttcatggaATATTAGTTTTGAAATTCGAATTGGGTGCAATGcatgcctagaatatcgacAACTTTCCCTACATCCTGCTTCTCTATTACATGTTACCATCTCtatttactgtttatatataatgttttcttACATATTCTTTTGGTAAGGATTTTTCCTTTCGTGTTTTGGGCTATTCAGGAAAAGACCCTTCTTGGTCACTGTGCGGTATAAGATGTCAGACTTCACGCTGAAGTTCAGAGATGGTGGTCGTCAGATTGTGTTTTCCTGCTCGCGTTTGAGGGATTATCCTCATTACTCCCActtcaccccccacccccacccccaccccaagcCCACCCCCACTCGTACCCGCCACAAATATTCTAATAGGCTTTCCGTTAGAGTTTCTTTAGACGTCTACAGTGTTTCTCTGCATGTCATGGATTATCCTTTTTATTTAGCTAACCACTTTCAGCCCAAACAAATCACAGCGCTATGCCTTTTTTCTTGCCTGTCAATTTGCCAACCATAACGAACCAATAGCCAAGACTCTGAACAGGAACCCAGCCGATCAGATGATTGCTTGTACAGCCACGAAGAATAAGTTTTTCCCCTAAGAAATTGTCGTCTCGGTTCAACAGTTGCTAAAAGAACTTGTAATAAAGGTCAActgacatgtatgtgaacatatTTAGGGGTTCTTTGTCTGGGCAAAGAACAGTGTAACTTGTAAGTACCTGTGACAAATCTAAAATAAACCAATACACTGTCAACCTAAATCGCACACCTGCCAaacactataggcctactggtccGTAATATTGTAAGTAAACACGACTTATCACCAGCAAACCAGGATGACGCTGTAAGGTTAGTCGATTTTTACtgttatgtacaaatattttagtAACGTgtttaaacagaaataaagaGCATTTATAACATCAAAATGCTAGATTCTTAAGATTTTTGGTCTGTACAGGTAGCAATATTATCTCGCTGTGCTGCTTTGGTTGCCTTTCCATGCGTTTGTCGAGGCACAGGTAGAGCTGTTATATCGTGTTTTGTTATTAAACGTTACGATCTCTCTGTTATCACCTTAGCTCTTCAATACTAAACACCGTACTTTTTTCTTGCTAATGTTTCGTGTTGAGAATAGGAGGCTTTCATTGCCTAGTTCAAATTCCTAgttctgtgagttcaaatccgggtcatgctggcttcctctccggtcttataCGTATGAAGCTAGTAACCCTGTGTATGGTcgtggctctgcccagtttcctcacaccataatgcgggcgccgtcgtataagtcaaatattcttgacggcgcaaaacaacaatcacataaataaataaataaatgttggacATCGTGTTTGTGTAAGAGATCGACTAATATTATGTAATTAGAGTTTATATATCACAACACCTGATGTAGTTAAGCGCACAACGAACTTGTTCGCATTAATCAAAAACTCCGATTTGAGAAAACTCCTTGTCATACATGCAATGAAGGGATTCGTTTACATGTATCCATGTTATACAAAGTCCTCAATGGAGAAATGGACAGTGGCGATTCATCGTACACTGGTGCTGTTCGAATAACAGTTTACAGAGGTATTCATTTCTGTGTTGCGCTCCGTAAAAACTATTGACGGCTAAATTGATTGCAAGTTCCACGTGATTTGGTAGCACGGTAATTACAATTATCTGTTTGGACCAATCAATAGCAGTTCTAATGAATTTACTTGTGTGGAAATGGGTTACCGTTCCCTTAATTTGATCTCGTGCTTTCGCGTGGAAGTCTAATACGGAAGCGATTCTATAACCCTATACACTAGCTGTGTTACAACAGATCTATTTGGAGGCAATTGTTAAATTAGCTCTGGCAGTTTAACAAGACATTGGAGTTTCTTGGTTTTACTGTGTAACCAGTTTTACCTAACGAAGTGGAATGAAACATTCATTTCCAGTGATAAAATCACCTAGAAAATGCTAAACATTGATAGTTACCGTCTGTGATAATATTATGCGAGTCCGTGATTCTGTCACAATATAAGCGAATACACGCAATACATATATCTAAAATTGGTTCCTTTAGTGTTATCTGACATCATCTTAAATTTTACTGTTagatatatatgttataaagTTTGAAGCACAACTGCTGATTTACGAACAAACATTGttgcatttttgtacatttttgtacgTTTCTGTAAACGTTTCTGGaatgtttatttctttccaGATCAGTGTGCGTGTGTTCTCTTTCAACGTGACCATACACATGAATTATCATTTTCTTCATCGTGATTGTAATTGTCTTATATAAAGCTGTGATGGTTATGAGGTATCTTACCGCTGATGGTGTTGATGTCCTTGTCGTTGTTGCTTATGATGAAGATGATACGCTTTTATTTAGAAAATGCCATCTGCACttataaatcatttcaaataatTCATAATTCCACACATGCAGCATAAAATATTGATTTCCAGATTTTCAATTTCACTGCAGGAGACATGCTGACATGCATAACACAGAATCTCATCACGATCAAGTCTGAAGCACTGAACTCGATTTAGTggaggttttttgtttgtttgtttttgttttttgtttttttttgttttttttttcattttggcaCGAAAGATGGCTGCTGCTGCGAGCGAGGTAAGGATTTTTAATATAACTATGTAATATACAATATGGCATGCCATCAATGTGTGCGACTTTCCAACCAATCGAATTGATTAACTATTTTAACACGTCATGATTATAAAGTCTTGTAATTAGTGAGTGAGTTGGTATCGTGAGGTCACATGTCGATGATCAACAAATATGCAAAATGGCGGAGGTCACCACAAATAGCTATTTCTGTCGGACCCTGAGAAAAGTTTACGTTTTAATtagtttatgtacataaatactgaGTTATATGGTGAGTCATATCTGCGTGTTTTATCAATACCTCGGTGTGTGTGTGCAAACTGGACCTGTTATGGTCTATTGCAATACGTACGGTAAGCGCTGCGCACACGCTGATACCAATGATGCTGCCACAGGTATGCATGGCGACGATCGAAATCTGATAGTCAGCGACACAGTCGTGAGGACGATGTGCCTGCATAACAGATCGATACAGGACTTAATTTTAATACATACCTCCACTCATATACAATGGATTGCATACCTGCGCTAACATTAAGATCTCTCAATAGATGGATTTGGAGGGATAAATAGATGTTGTGTGTATTAACAGAAGGATTAGGTACTAGGGTTATACGCTTTAACGCACATGGCTGATTAAATCCTACTTCATACCGGGTGCGGTATTGTACAGCCTGGATGGTTACCATTTTTTTTCGCGTACCCATTCTTAGGCTGAACTTTGGGAAGATAACTTTTAGGCGCTTTCACTAAAGTTACAAGAACCCCTCATGGGCAGTTCTTGACACGCTTTAATACTGAATGCTTTGGCACCGGCTACACAATAATAGCTGGTTTATGAAGACAAAGTGTGCACGGGTCCTGCGTCTCAATGGGAGACAGTCCAGGTACTTTGAACCTCACCTGGTCACACCTTTAATTAACAATAATGCAGAGTTCACGGTATTTATATTTAGGGCTTTGACTAAGGATTGAAAGGACACAAGTCTTCAGCACTGTGGCACTGTGTTATCATTCTCATCAAGGTACCAGAACATATGTAAATTGTCATCGCTGTTAGACTTCTATAGCAGTATGGATTTTTCAGACGACTGGCCTCCATGCTACATATACAGGCTTACGCACAAACCATCTTCTATGCTTGTAGCAGCTCAACCTAAAGGCAGTCAAGCAGACATGGACGACTCGGATAAGATGGAGGATTTGGATTTACTAGAGAAGACTTTGGACGAAGTAATGCTGCGCTCTCCGATCAGCCCTGATAAGGCTTGGGATTATTATTGGCTTTCATTTGGGGAGGACCAGACGGGTTCCCCTGCGCAGACGGAACACGGGCCACATTTGGCGGGAAACGAACATGACCAAAAAACGGAACAGCACAGCATACAAAACGAGGGCATCGAGGAACCGCGGCCCTCTGTCCCAAAGCTAAGGGAAAGTCCCGAGTCACCCGGTAAAATACGCCGACAACCTACGGAATCACCCGAAGCAGGGCTGAGCGAATTATTGGCATGTCCGATCACGACCAACGTTATTTGTAATGGAGAGGGAGGGGTGAATGGGGACTTGGCACAAGGACAATCAACAGATTCTGGCAGACCGCACAGCCGTATTGTGAACTTAAAATCTGATTTGTCTAGTGCTGTAGGAACTAGCGGTGTTAATACATCGAGCTCATTATTTACaaccaaacaaaacattaaagcTGCCAGGCCGCGAAGTCTTGCCACTGCTGGCCATCGGGTGTGTTTACCGTTAACTGTTGAAAAGGTCAAAGCTGTCACAGCTGGTGAAGGTAACATTCCCATTGATATTCACGGAGAGACATTCCCATATGCTGACGAGGACGACTCGCTAGCTCAATCCAACCTAACTTGGTACTGCCGTGCACCGTCCAGCAGTTTTGACGCTGGCTTTACAAACGGTGCCACAGACAGTGCGGATTTCGTCATGTATCGATATGGCTACACGGGATATTCGGACAGCGGGTCTCGGCGGTACCAGGGAGGGTCGAGCGGCCAGAGTTCCAGCTACAGGAGCCCTACACTCTCACAAAGATCTTCGTATTCACGACCAACCATGATATCATCCATTTCGCCAGTTTCATACGGAAGCGGATCTAGGAATACATCGTATTGTTCATCTAGTCTTCGGCGATCGACTTCCTTAGGGAATGATCGGCCGTATTATACACGGAGCAGCACGGACAATGGCTCTGGCTCCAGACTGTATTATGATTACAGTTCTCCCACTCCAGGTACATACCGAAAGACGTCAACGGCGACCGTCAATTCTATGCCAGAAGGTATGAAGAAAAACGATGCGGAATCAGTCAGttcaaaaaacaatatttcaaaaacagACACAGGTTCGAATTTATTGGACAAAAACCGTgaaaaagataataataaaaGCGCGGACGTTGTTGTTGGAAAAGCTCAAACTACCACACCATGGTACCATTCGGCGTATTCTACGTACAGCAGTCCTAGTAAAAGTGCAACCGATGGAGAAGAGAAATCTGGGGCAAGTGCTGAGAAGCAAACAACTGGGGAGGGTCATAAGAAGGCACCTGGTCGTTTTTATATCAACATGAATTATGAGCGGTGTTACCCGAATTCTAGAACAGCTGAACAAAGAACAGGTACAGAGAAAGTAATGAGTCcgtcagataagaaaaaaatgtcgTATCAGTCTACGCAGCCAGTTAATTTGACACAGGATGGGCCAGATGACAAGACAAAAGTTGTCAGCCAACTTAGGCTAAATAACTCGgacgaaaaacaaaacaagtataCACATAACAGGCAAATATGGTCACGGGCAGCTGATTGTACAAATATAAGCTCAGAAAATCATAGTGATAGTAGTGAAAGAAGAGGACGTCGTGAGATTTCAAACAGTGAACAGTCTGTAGTACATATCACAACAGCtggtgagaaaaaaattcaaaatattgatttaaaAGTGTCTGGAAAAGTGAAAGAGGCCACAGGGGATAAAGCGGATACGTCGGTGAGTGATCGAAATTTCAAAGACTCATCCAGTCATTGTTTAAAGTCATCTCGCGGTCTGACAAGTACACCGTGGCATACAGCTATGGGCGCGAATGTTCAGTCGACTCACTCATCCGAGTCGGCAAACGAAGAGGACGCAGGCAAGAACATGGAGGGCACGAGCAGACGGCACGAGAGCAGGGACAGCTACAGAAACAGACACAAAAGCGAAGAAGAGGATTACGTCCTCACGGAATCCACAGCTTCATTTGTGTTTCGGAACGGACAGTGGGTGCCAGAAGGGGGATCAGACGACAGTTCTACCTCAACTCACAAGCCTCCTGAGAGAGTGACTTCAACGTACAGCGCGGCGCCATTGTCGTCGTCAACTCAGTCTAGGATAGACTCCACCTCGACGACCCGCGGGTCGGAGTTGTCAAACAGTGGACGTGATATGCCTTACAGATCAACATCCCAGTCATCTGCTGGTAGCGTGAGTTCGTCCAAATATGAATCTGCCTCATCTATGCCCGACTCTCCCGGGGTTTCAACCAGTTGGTATCAttcaaggggaggtaattctgAGCGGTCTGAGGACAGATATCGGGGTCGTCCTGACACTACGAACACTGACTCAACCCAGACTCAAGCTAATAACACTGCTATGAACTTATATACCGAGAGAATGAATATTATTTCTGGCTTTGATCGAGACATGGATAGGGAAAGAAACAGAGACAATCCTCAACAGACGGTGGTTACAGAAAAACTTCACATTCCTATGTCACCTCCTACTTTTACTGTAGGCAGCCCGAAGAATAAAACAACGGGTAGTTATTTGGATCAAGATTCCGGTAGGAGACAAATATCAGTCGATAATGCAACAGCTTCATCTTCGTCAGGGCGACGTGGTAATTTGGGATCAACAAGTGGCAGGTCGGGTGAGTTCTCCTTTGATAGAGGTACAAAAGAAACTCGATCAATGGCGGCATCTGCAACTTCTAATACACCGTATTATGTGACAGAACCACCCGAGGAAGAAATAAGTCGAACCGACTCTAACAATGACAAAACTTCAATTCAGGACCGGACTTCACAGTCCGATGACAACACAATACTCTTTATTGACGAAGATAATATAGTTGAGATAACCGATGACAAGCCTATGGGAGCTCAAATTTCAAGCTCTGACAGGTATGCCAGTAACAGTCGCCATTGCCGCGAAGAAAACCTATTTAAATCTAGCCATGGGACTGTAGAGTCACGACGCGGTGTAAGCTCAAGGGACACAGCCGAATTGCCCGCAGGTGTAGACATTACAACCGGCTCGAGCGACCTGACAGGTCAGCCCTACAGCGGTGGAAATGTAAATAGAGAAAATAACACGACCTCTTCCGCCGGGTCTAGTCAGCCAAATATAACAGGCTTCAGTGGTCTAGAGAGAAAATCACAGCACTCTGGAGAGAAGCGGGTCAGCGGAGACGGAACTGACGTTAGGAGTCCCAGTCAAGACACCTCATGTGTAGGTGAAAAAAGCTCGCTTAGTACAAATGAAAGGCTTGACACTGTCTCAACAGCAGAGCGACCCGGGCCAACCACACAACTGCCGAGAAATAGTTCAGGCAGTGACTCACAACACCAGGACGACGGAGCGTTAGACAGCATCGAGAACACAAGAGGTTTTTCTGATCGAGGGAGCATGTCGAACAACCAGATAAGCGAGAGACGAGGTGGAATTTATTACAATGAGAACGTCTCCCGGAGAAATGTCACCGGTCTTCTCGCCTCCGATCAGGAGGATCGCAGGAGGGCTTTGGCCCTTTCGCAAACAGAGACTAGGCGCAGTGGTGAAATGCTTCAAACTAACGACCGATCTGAAGTGAGGCAAACACACGCAGGTCAGACCGCAACGAGGAGAGCGGCCGGAGTAGAAGTGTCTAAGGACGGGGACAGAAGTCGATCGAGAGACGTAACGGACACCATAGACAGGAACCGTATAGACACCGAATACAGAACTGAGACCCCCAGCGGAGATGTCCAGGTATCCAAGGTGAGAGAGGACAGACATACCCACAGCCACCAGGATAGACAATTACAGGCAGAAATAAAAAAGGACGGTAGGGAAGTCAGACAGTCCTCCTCATCCAAATCCGAGTCGGCTCAAGTGTCACGTGTGACAGAGTCTGGCGATTCCAGAGTCTCACAGCGGCAGGAGAGACACTTCAAGAGTTCCAAGGTGACCAGGAGCAGCAGGACTTCCGGTTCCGGTTTCTCCAGAGACGGATCACTGCAAAAGGCCATTGGATTTGGATCTGACGACTCTGACGACGATTGGCCGCGCGGTGGACGAAGTCGTGACTTTGGAGACGGTTCGGCGGTGTCCACCGGTGGGGAAGTTGACCGGTACACCGGACGAGAGTCTGACTCCGATACTGAGCTAAAGGACGACGAACCTTACAGAGAAACCATTGTCCATGAGAACAAAGCGGCCGAAGTGTTGACCAATTCCGTGTCTCGAACCGACAGAGAAGGAACCATAACTCTTGCCGAGGAACGCCAGCGAGGACTGCTGGATCGTGGAGTGACTAGGAATATTTCTGAGAGTGGCAATATTTCCACCCAACGCGTGCTACAGCGCCAACAGGTTCAGTCCGCAAGGAGGACGGCATCGTCCAGCTACTCGCGGTCAAGTGGAAGTGGAGGTGGGGATTCTGGGACTGTGTCTGCCGAAGACGAAGCCGTGATTCTTGCGGCATTGATAGGGAGACTCGAAGAGAAGGAGGTTGCCCCGTTCAGCGCCAGTGATCACCTGTCTCGACAGACCTCCACGATGGGATCGGAGAGTGGGGCCATTGTGCCTATGGTGAGGAATACGGAGGATGTAGAAGGGGAGGAAAATGCCCAGAGTGCGGAGGAGCAGTCCAGAGCAATCGCACGTGCCAAGCTTGAATTCCAAGGTAAGAGGCGACATTTGTTATTAAACATAATACAACGTCAAACCAAAGCTTTCTAAAACGAGATAATACACTGTCAAATTAAAGCGTTCTAAAACGACAAAATACATGCTGTCAAACTGAGGCGTTCTATGAGGACACAGTGTGTCGTGTCTTTCGTGACAAATTCCAACTGGATAGATCTATATAgacaatattcatttattcagaaCAAACTTCATTAGGGCACCACATTATACAGACTTTTAAGagttatacatatttatacacaatgTCTTCGTATTCATGCCTAATATATTCctggtgaatatacatgtagtgatggGTTGAACAGTTTGTACGAAGACAGATCAATGCTAAAGCATTAGCATTAAACCCCTCTGGAGTTAAGACTACACTTCTTCCCTAGACTGAAATAGGACAATCTTTATTTGAGAACACCATActttaattaaatacatatgaTATGTGTAGTATGTCAAAGCACTGactaataacaaaaaataatatatttctaAAATTTGTGTAGGGGCATTTAGTATTATAATGATGTTAAAGTGTGTAAAAACGAATTATGCGCTGTAACCAATGCACTGATAGTTGGTATTGTGTCTCACAAATATATCTGAACATATATCCTTATTCTATGTTGTCGCCATAAGATTCATACATTCAGCTCCATTAATTAAAGTTTCAAAAAGCCCATAGTTGTATAAGTAATTAAGTAAATTAAGGTGCAAGCAATGCTAATGTAGGAAATTTATTGTAAGGAAGAAGTGcactggtgtttttgcgaacaAACTATTCACATTAATGCATGTATCAAACATGGAAACGCCCAAGATCCGATCATTGAGGACATGTTTAGTAATTCCAGCGATAATTTGCCCAGGGGCACACAGCTTGAGTATATTCCACCCTAGGcaacatatgtatacaataattataattaacagGACATGAACGACAAGCGGAAATAACTGTCACTATTGggagaacaacaaaaaaaacacagatcacGTTCTGATACAGAAAAATACAGTACTatctgctacatgtacgttcatTATTTTATAAGTGATATATAATTAATGTGAAGTGGGTTTGTCATAAAATCTGGATGGCCGTAGACACTGGTAAAACGATCCTGTATTTTCGCTGGCCTCCATTTATTGGTGTCGGAAATGACATCAATTCGATTTTTCGTGTAGGGGTGCACTTATggaataagaaaaagaaaatattatgtttttgtaGTTATTAACTGAATTAAAATGCCAGTTATAGATACAGAAGGTATCTTGTGATGAAAAAGTCGAATAATAAAGGATAATCTTTCACTTTTTAAGTAAACAAAAGCCTATAACTGTGTGTTTCAAAGATTGAAAAAGCTGgtcccaggatcacgaagctgtgTTAGACCTATCAAACCTTGTTCTAACCTCAAAGCGATTTACCTTGCTAAAAATGGGACTTATCTTAGGAAGTTTTATTTTGATACTCAGAGTTGTCTTAGACTTTTATGACGAAATTGAAAATTAATCTTTAAGTTCAAGTATAAGTTCAGGAATAATACCACAAAGTAAGATTAAGACTGACCTACGTGTAAGACAGCTTCTT is a genomic window containing:
- the LOC135474019 gene encoding dentin sialophosphoprotein-like, whose product is MPEGMKKNDAESVSSKNNISKTDTGSNLLDKNREKDNNKSADVVVGKAQTTTPWYHSAYSTYSSPSKSATDGEEKSGASAEKQTTGEGHKKAPGRFYINMNYERCYPNSRTAEQRTGTEKVMSPSDKKKMSYQSTQPVNLTQDGPDDKTKVVSQLRLNNSDEKQNKYTHNRQIWSRAADCTNISSENHSDSSERRGRREISNSEQSVVHITTAGEKKIQNIDLKVSGKVKEATGDKADTSVSDRNFKDSSSHCLKSSRGLTSTPWHTAMGANVQSTHSSESANEEDAGKNMEGTSRRHESRDSYRNRHKSEEEDYVLTESTASFVFRNGQWVPEGGSDDSSTSTHKPPERVTSTYSAAPLSSSTQSRIDSTSTTRGSELSNSGRDMPYRSTSQSSAGSVSSSKYESASSMPDSPGVSTSWYHSRGGNSERSEDRYRGRPDTTNTDSTQTQANNTAMNLYTERMNIISGFDRDMDRERNRDNPQQTVVTEKLHIPMSPPTFTVGSPKNKTTGSYLDQDSGRRQISVDNATASSSSGRRGNLGSTSGRSGEFSFDRGTKETRSMAASATSNTPYYVTEPPEEEISRTDSNNDKTSIQDRTSQSDDNTILFIDEDNIVEITDDKPMGAQISSSDRYASNSRHCREENLFKSSHGTVESRRGVSSRDTAELPAGVDITTGSSDLTGQPYSGGNVNRENNTTSSAGSSQPNITGFSGLERKSQHSGEKRVSGDGTDVRSPSQDTSCVGEKSSLSTNERLDTVSTAERPGPTTQLPRNSSGSDSQHQDDGALDSIENTRGFSDRGSMSNNQISERRGGIYYNENVSRRNVTGLLASDQEDRRRALALSQTETRRSGEMLQTNDRSEVRQTHAGQTATRRAAGVEVSKDGDRSRSRDVTDTIDRNRIDTEYRTETPSGDVQVSKVREDRHTHSHQDRQLQAEIKKDGREVRQSSSSKSESAQVSRVTESGDSRVSQRQERHFKSSKVTRSSRTSGSGFSRDGSLQKAIGFGSDDSDDDWPRGGRSRDFGDGSAVSTGGEVDRYTGRESDSDTELKDDEPYRETIVHENKAAEVLTNSVSRTDREGTITLAEERQRGLLDRGVTRNISESGNISTQRVLQRQQVQSARRTASSSYSRSSGSGGGDSGTVSAEDEAVILAALIGRLEEKEVAPFSASDHLSRQTSTMGSESGAIVPMVRNTEDVEGEENAQSAEEQSRAIARAKLEFQARQAKVRRPVARKRTIIVDEEMMEEMFLRCIICRDRYDTDEKTPKLLPCHHTFCLECLKEMFRVESEHRQTLTTAYRDNAPSFVTIHCPTCRASHMITDKDFKSYKSDHKLLELLEISACPSKGSLGYCKSHKTQITDHFCETCLQAVCSDCKVLDHREQDGHVVHSRAEALRIYANQALITCCNADSEDRKLADMERNLSGALDVINTKLSNAEEKIRQTFDKFKVAINNRQDQLLEKIETEMGNRREEFSNDLSEITKRMETIEKTQTTTKQAQEDEDVEQMFTAHQNAREMFKNTFEPIKHPKSNIKSSFHYDKRDRANIMNTVSDHGMITFMS